A genomic stretch from Setaria viridis chromosome 1, Setaria_viridis_v4.0, whole genome shotgun sequence includes:
- the LOC140220081 gene encoding cytokinin dehydrogenase 6-like, which translates to MQLNFEPGFVFAKDVTYEQFLDRVCEEEMVLRSAGVWDVTHPWLNLFIPWSRILDFDAGVFKCIFTDANLAGLILMYPMNKDRWDDRMTTVTPTNDDVFYNVALLWLALSANDVDQLHRDNKAVLAFCEKSGIEYKQYLPHRTSQDGWLRHFGVKWSRIIDLKMKYDPQAILSPGQRMFSLPVEAASSAIVHNI; encoded by the coding sequence ATGCAGCTAAACTTTGAGCCTGGATTTGTATTTGCCAAGGATGTCACCTATGAACAATTCCTTGACCGTGTGTGCGAGGAGGAGATGGTGCTCCGCTCGGCTGGTGTGTGGGATGTGACACATCCATGGCTAAACCTCTTCATTCCTTGGTCTCGGATTCTTGACTTTGATGCTGGTGTGTTCAAGTGCATTTTCACGGATGCCAACCTAGCTGGCCTCATCCTCATGTACCCCATGAACAAGGATAGATGGGACGACCGGATGACAACGGTGACCCCCACTAACGATGATGTGTTCTACAATGTGGCTTTGCTTTGGTTAGCATTATCCGCCAATGACGTAGATCAACTACATAGAGATAACAAGGCAGTGCTAGCATTCTGTGAGAAGTCAGGCATAGAATACAAACAATACCTACCGCACCGCACATCTCAAGATGGGTGGCTACGGCATTTTGGAGTGAAATGGAGCAGAATTATCGATCTAAAGATGAAGTATGATCCTCAAGCAATACTATCACCGGGGCAAAGGATGTTCTCCTTGCCGGTAGAGGCGGCTAGCAGTGCAATTGTGCACAATATATAG